A stretch of the Streptomyces sp. NBC_01428 genome encodes the following:
- a CDS encoding ADP-ribosylglycohydrolase family protein — protein MAATAGAVWGRAEQQDFRSRVRGTLLGAAVGDALGAPVDTLSLEEIREAHGAEGLLDLAPAYGSRGAVTHLTQLTLFSVDGLVRAQVRRDTGAWHPPTDVHRAYRRWAATQSDWGPDERRKEDGWLAREEWLYARRDPARSCLLGLGDDIMGTLDAPKNPGEAGPEATARSAPFGLLVGWEPQLVMQLAVECAAQTHGHPTAYLSAGAYAVVVHALARGESLDAAVQQALALLAGRPGQQQVTDALQHALGAVRQGMPSPGRVEELAGDGTAEGLLAAAVYCVLVGDDVRHGLCLAVNHGGPSAAAGALTGGLLGALHGETALPPAWLAELEGRPSVLVLADDFAMEMTQGPALHGPAGSSPGWLTRYPRA, from the coding sequence GTGGCTGCGACAGCCGGTGCCGTCTGGGGGCGTGCGGAGCAGCAGGACTTCCGCAGCCGGGTGCGCGGGACGCTGCTCGGCGCGGCCGTCGGTGACGCCCTGGGCGCGCCCGTCGACACGCTCTCCCTGGAGGAGATCCGGGAGGCGCACGGCGCGGAGGGCCTCCTCGACCTGGCCCCGGCGTACGGCAGCCGCGGCGCCGTCACCCACCTCACCCAGCTCACCCTGTTCAGCGTCGACGGACTGGTCCGCGCGCAGGTCCGCCGGGACACCGGGGCCTGGCACCCGCCGACCGACGTGCACCGCGCCTACCGCCGTTGGGCGGCCACCCAGAGCGACTGGGGACCCGACGAGCGGCGCAAGGAGGACGGCTGGCTGGCCCGCGAGGAGTGGCTCTACGCCCGTCGCGATCCGGCCAGATCCTGCCTGCTGGGCCTCGGCGACGACATCATGGGCACGCTGGACGCGCCCAAGAACCCCGGAGAGGCGGGCCCCGAGGCCACCGCCCGCTCCGCGCCGTTCGGCCTGCTCGTCGGCTGGGAGCCCCAGCTCGTGATGCAGCTCGCCGTCGAGTGCGCCGCGCAGACCCACGGACACCCCACGGCCTACCTGTCGGCGGGCGCGTACGCCGTCGTCGTGCACGCGCTGGCCCGCGGGGAGAGCCTCGACGCGGCCGTGCAGCAGGCCCTCGCGCTGCTCGCGGGACGCCCCGGGCAGCAACAGGTCACCGACGCCCTCCAGCACGCCCTGGGGGCCGTACGGCAGGGCATGCCCTCCCCGGGCCGGGTCGAGGAACTCGCCGGGGACGGCACCGCGGAGGGACTGCTCGCCGCCGCGGTGTACTGCGTGCTCGTCGGCGACGACGTCCGGCACGGCCTGTGCCTCGCCGTGAACCACGGCGGTCCCTCCGCCGCGGCCGGCGCCCTCACCGGCGGCCTGCTGGGCGCCCTGCACGGCGAGACGGCCCTCCCGCCGGCCTGGCTGGCCGAACTGGAGGGCCGTCCCTCGGTGCTGGTCCTCGCGGACGACTTCGCGATGGAGATGACCCAGGGGCCCGCTCTGCACGGCCCCGCGGGCTCCTCCCCGGGCTGGCTCACCCGCTACCCGCGGGCCTGA